In one window of Alkalicoccobacillus plakortidis DNA:
- a CDS encoding family 10 glycosylhydrolase, whose amino-acid sequence MDVQPYQKDPDFWKTRFRLIQPNMRKVDAIDLDVEEMIDEVKEYGANAILVNGGGIVAWYPTTNAYQKTNEFMQGDFLGSVIASAHKANIKVLVRMDVSKSYSHLLESHPNWFRRDAAGDVVKHWEMLTTCPTGPFWEDYNFRVLEELLNKYPVDGIFFNAFNYLRCSCKRCQKLFKEKTGFDLPIKEDWDNPAWRAFVHYRYERHADYNQRLAEFVDVVSPGTVLTIDTNVTSDSYKGIRESGWHTVNFAESNGCITSEAFNFVDRPFPKWNYWVGEEVKIGNHIKQTSIILSYSKSIFSRRAAQPSHTVWV is encoded by the coding sequence ATGGACGTTCAACCTTATCAAAAAGATCCTGATTTTTGGAAAACTAGATTTCGTCTGATTCAACCTAACATGAGAAAAGTTGATGCGATTGATCTAGATGTAGAAGAAATGATTGATGAAGTAAAAGAGTATGGAGCAAATGCTATTTTGGTTAACGGTGGAGGTATTGTTGCTTGGTATCCAACAACAAATGCCTATCAGAAAACGAATGAATTCATGCAAGGAGATTTTTTAGGGAGTGTGATTGCTTCGGCCCATAAAGCAAATATTAAGGTGTTAGTAAGGATGGATGTAAGTAAAAGCTATTCTCATTTATTAGAATCGCATCCTAATTGGTTTAGAAGAGATGCTGCCGGAGATGTTGTTAAGCATTGGGAGATGTTAACTACCTGTCCGACTGGTCCCTTTTGGGAGGATTATAACTTCCGCGTGTTAGAAGAGTTGTTAAACAAATATCCAGTTGATGGAATCTTCTTTAATGCCTTTAATTATTTACGATGTAGTTGTAAGCGTTGTCAAAAGTTATTCAAAGAAAAGACAGGGTTCGATTTGCCTATAAAAGAGGACTGGGACAATCCAGCTTGGCGAGCTTTTGTGCATTATCGCTATGAACGTCATGCAGATTACAATCAACGACTAGCGGAATTTGTAGATGTAGTTTCACCAGGGACTGTGCTTACGATTGATACAAATGTTACATCGGATTCCTACAAAGGCATTCGTGAAAGTGGATGGCACACAGTGAATTTTGCAGAGAGTAATGGCTGTATTACAAGTGAGGCATTTAACTTCGTGGATCGGCCATTTCCTAAGTGGAACTATTGGGTTGGTGAAGAAGTCAAAATTGGCAACCACATTAAACAAACGTCCATCATCCTAAGTTACTCAAAATCGATCTTTAGCCGCAGAGCAGCACAGCCAAGCCATACAGTTTGGGTATGA
- a CDS encoding cytochrome C biogenesis protein: protein MQIEFVKVEVLLPEIIIEKVRDELNNAGFLRVGYYDHVLSYSHVNGYWRPLDNSIPYKGKKGIVSFGEECKMEFRCKYKDIKRVISIIRSIHPYEEPIINVMPLIN, encoded by the coding sequence ATGCAAATAGAATTCGTAAAAGTTGAAGTTCTTCTGCCCGAAATAATTATTGAGAAGGTCAGAGATGAATTGAATAATGCGGGGTTTCTAAGAGTCGGTTACTACGATCATGTACTTTCTTATAGCCATGTGAATGGGTATTGGAGACCATTGGATAATTCTATACCGTATAAAGGGAAGAAAGGCATCGTTTCTTTTGGTGAAGAATGTAAAATGGAGTTCAGATGTAAATATAAGGATATAAAAAGAGTCATATCAATAATTAGGTCTATTCATCCGTATGAGGAACCAATCATTAATGTGATGCCTTTAATTAATTGA
- a CDS encoding YitT family protein, whose amino-acid sequence MKNYILMISGTLIIALSITLLAMPHSIADGGILGIALLIYYAIGVQPSIVVFGLFVVIMLASYKFLSKSVILKTLVTVPLLSFFTYLTEPYGIKLEDPLVAAIFFGLVSGVGFGLVIYSGSSVGGTSTIALMLKKKFGLDVIFTAFIMDVIVVLAGVLIIGVLNTLYTVIALFIGKVASDYVIGGLDSKKAFIIVSSKNDQIAKKVVTNLASSATYINGKGVYANQEQQMLYILVKNHRVMQLRRIINEIDPQAFVVVNNVKDVSGGTFFGNANS is encoded by the coding sequence ATGAAAAACTATATTCTTATGATATCTGGAACACTAATCATAGCATTGAGTATTACTCTCTTGGCAATGCCACATTCTATCGCTGATGGTGGGATTCTTGGAATAGCACTATTAATTTACTACGCTATTGGGGTACAACCATCTATTGTCGTTTTTGGGTTGTTCGTTGTGATTATGCTTGCGAGCTATAAATTTTTATCGAAATCTGTCATTTTAAAAACGCTTGTGACTGTGCCGTTGCTATCCTTCTTCACCTATCTAACTGAACCATATGGAATCAAATTGGAGGACCCATTAGTTGCAGCCATTTTCTTTGGTCTTGTGTCTGGAGTTGGTTTTGGTTTAGTGATCTATTCAGGGAGCTCTGTAGGAGGCACTTCGACGATTGCGTTAATGCTAAAGAAAAAATTTGGCTTGGATGTGATTTTCACTGCCTTCATCATGGATGTGATCGTTGTATTAGCAGGTGTCCTAATTATTGGTGTGCTTAATACGTTGTATACAGTCATCGCATTATTTATTGGTAAAGTAGCAAGTGATTATGTCATTGGAGGTTTAGATAGTAAGAAGGCATTTATCATTGTATCAAGCAAAAACGATCAGATCGCCAAAAAGGTCGTAACAAATCTAGCTTCAAGTGCGACCTATATTAATGGAAAAGGTGTTTATGCAAATCAAGAGCAACAGATGTTATACATTCTCGTCAAAAATCATAGAGTGATGCAGTTAAGAAGAATTATTAATGAAATTGACCCTCAAGCATTTGTTGTCGTTAATAACGTGAAAGACGTCTCTGGTGGGACTTTTTTTGGTAATGCAAATTCGTGA
- a CDS encoding beta-galactosidase trimerization domain-containing protein: MQIAANGGAPFVALSGTFEQDDKQALPITKRIYNYLKTFEQEYNDMKPMADVAIIYSQRTADYYGKDNPAERWQAHYRGMYEIMAESHIPFTVLHEGCLSIEKLQPYSCLILPNVAALSDEEASLLDRYVNSGGHIITTYETGLYESEGQRRSEQALKCVGREVGESVQNTYTYLAVRDQTLIEDYPDTSVMMFTGDFLETVEKKGHAKLVSEDLFGIPSVRNTTPEFAYWDEVSDSSGLMIHSYGKGKAAYLPWSPDKLYYLMGIHEYKSLIDGLVKRFCGSLTMKSNAPGGVECLLAKRKSGGYLIHLLNGVGTQGKPLTETVQIANIQLKIKGNFTSARSLTTGEDCFIKKEGEYSSVIVNSLGLFEAIVIE, encoded by the coding sequence ATGCAGATTGCAGCGAATGGAGGCGCGCCATTTGTAGCACTAAGTGGGACCTTCGAGCAGGACGATAAGCAAGCTCTACCTATTACTAAAAGGATATACAACTATTTAAAGACATTTGAGCAAGAATACAACGATATGAAGCCAATGGCAGATGTCGCGATTATTTATTCTCAACGAACCGCAGATTACTACGGCAAAGACAATCCAGCAGAGCGTTGGCAAGCGCATTATCGCGGCATGTACGAAATCATGGCAGAGAGCCATATTCCTTTCACTGTGCTTCATGAAGGGTGTTTATCTATTGAAAAGTTGCAACCTTATTCATGTCTCATCCTTCCAAATGTTGCAGCACTTAGTGATGAGGAAGCTTCATTACTAGATAGATATGTCAATTCAGGTGGTCACATCATCACAACCTATGAAACAGGTCTTTACGAAAGTGAAGGACAGCGAAGGTCGGAGCAGGCCTTAAAGTGTGTAGGCAGAGAGGTAGGAGAATCTGTGCAAAACACATACACGTACTTGGCGGTTCGCGATCAAACATTAATAGAAGATTACCCAGACACAAGTGTAATGATGTTCACGGGAGATTTTTTAGAAACAGTTGAGAAAAAAGGTCATGCCAAATTAGTAAGTGAGGACTTATTTGGTATACCAAGTGTACGAAACACAACGCCTGAATTCGCATATTGGGACGAAGTATCTGATTCTTCTGGTTTGATGATCCATTCATATGGAAAAGGCAAGGCAGCTTATCTACCGTGGAGTCCTGACAAACTCTATTATTTGATGGGCATACACGAATATAAGTCGCTAATCGACGGCTTAGTCAAACGTTTTTGTGGGTCCTTGACGATGAAGTCTAATGCTCCTGGAGGGGTTGAATGCCTTCTCGCTAAAAGAAAATCAGGTGGGTACCTTATCCATTTGCTAAATGGCGTTGGAACACAAGGCAAGCCTTTAACTGAAACAGTTCAGATAGCAAACATTCAATTAAAGATAAAAGGTAATTTTACATCAGCACGATCCTTAACAACTGGTGAGGACTGTTTCATTAAAAAAGAAGGAGAGTACTCATCGGTGATCGTTAATAGTCTAGGTTTATTCGAGGCGATCGTCATTGAATAG
- a CDS encoding carbohydrate ABC transporter permease, which produces MSFVTSKKMTIGDWINYSCLILISAISIFPFLYVFSVSFTDPEVYVPLGFYLFPEKWSLDAYIYILQTNSFINALKSTLYVTVVGTILNVIVSFSMAYALTKKNMPGRKYILGIVIFTLVFNAGIVPNYLLIRELNLINSYWALILMALTNGWSIIVIKSFMDSLPPELEEAAKKSMERMIWVYS; this is translated from the coding sequence TTGAGCTTTGTGACATCAAAAAAGATGACAATAGGTGATTGGATTAACTACAGTTGTCTTATTCTAATCTCGGCAATTAGTATTTTCCCTTTCTTGTATGTATTCAGTGTTTCTTTTACCGATCCGGAAGTATATGTACCACTTGGATTTTACTTATTTCCAGAGAAGTGGTCGCTTGATGCCTATATTTATATTCTGCAAACAAATAGTTTCATCAATGCACTAAAAAGCACCTTGTACGTGACGGTTGTTGGGACCATCCTTAATGTGATTGTATCGTTCTCGATGGCTTACGCACTAACAAAGAAGAATATGCCTGGTCGGAAATATATTCTTGGCATTGTGATTTTCACGCTTGTATTTAATGCAGGCATAGTACCCAACTATTTGTTGATAAGAGAATTAAATCTAATCAATAGTTACTGGGCATTGATTTTAATGGCCTTAACGAATGGTTGGAGCATTATCGTCATCAAAAGCTTTATGGATTCCTTGCCACCTGAATTGGAAGAAGCAGCAAAAAAATCGATGGAGCGAATGATATGGGTGTATTCCTAA
- a CDS encoding alpha-amylase family protein, protein MTDSKEELWWKQNARVIQPNLQVKDTGKIDPDRLANQLYEMGANTVVFNVGGIYAWYPTKVSNHTLNEYLPTSQDLLMNMIKAVHKKGMRFIARFDFSKAEDTVFLRNPQWFVRDQDSKPQVIGSHRPGNWSLLMSTCINGAYRTDEVAIPVINEVLSKYPIDGIFLNNPGYIPCYCDSCKRKYVTLYGEELPEERVKFHPEWATKCMEDNIDQLYSKIKQRNPDMPLILYYNLYRDSLYDRVKTADMLCTEPQDILSLGSKNIPEFWKPALSIKLGRSLEDYPNPFGIVHSSPGMDWRHTGLPPAEYQFWLCQIPANGGQIWHSLTGIPDTIHDKRILDVVTEHNDMVKRVEPLMDGAESYNEVALVWNAAPSGEGWADGLLERQISFDVLLPEQVEQRELSKYRAIVIPENLQWTETLLKSLMSYAADGGGLIVEGLPKGIHAYDLIGIEPETHEGEELVASYLRFEKNSRALQKGLEETEIIAHRGKVVYVKPQKEVDVLATLVPPFSPLESVGAPPERASLSVERTDIPLVLHHKIGEGRVLFLPFSLSMLINEFRLNEHYVLLDNIVEYAVGTSLSIKVNHAPGLQVSVFKQENGNLLVHLVNGAEEDL, encoded by the coding sequence ATGACCGATTCAAAAGAAGAATTATGGTGGAAACAAAACGCACGAGTGATTCAACCTAATTTGCAAGTGAAGGATACCGGAAAAATTGATCCTGATAGATTAGCAAATCAGCTTTATGAGATGGGAGCAAATACAGTCGTATTTAATGTTGGTGGAATTTATGCTTGGTACCCTACAAAAGTTTCGAACCACACACTTAATGAATACCTTCCAACGAGTCAAGATTTGTTAATGAACATGATTAAGGCAGTCCATAAAAAGGGGATGCGTTTTATTGCTCGGTTTGATTTCAGTAAAGCAGAGGATACAGTTTTCTTGAGGAATCCGCAATGGTTTGTAAGAGATCAGGATAGCAAGCCTCAAGTGATAGGTTCTCATAGGCCAGGCAATTGGTCCTTACTTATGTCAACCTGCATAAATGGAGCCTACCGCACAGATGAAGTCGCGATCCCTGTCATAAACGAGGTCTTATCCAAATACCCTATAGATGGAATCTTCCTGAATAATCCTGGCTATATCCCATGTTATTGTGATTCATGTAAACGAAAATACGTCACGTTGTATGGAGAAGAGCTACCAGAAGAGAGAGTGAAGTTCCACCCTGAATGGGCTACAAAGTGTATGGAGGATAATATTGATCAATTATATAGTAAGATAAAACAAAGAAATCCTGATATGCCATTAATCTTGTATTATAATCTGTATCGCGACAGCTTGTACGACCGTGTTAAAACGGCGGATATGCTGTGTACAGAGCCTCAAGATATCTTGTCATTAGGATCAAAAAATATCCCGGAATTTTGGAAGCCGGCACTAAGTATTAAATTAGGTCGTTCACTTGAAGATTATCCTAATCCTTTTGGTATTGTTCATTCAAGCCCGGGCATGGATTGGAGACACACAGGATTACCACCGGCAGAGTACCAATTTTGGTTGTGTCAGATTCCTGCAAACGGAGGTCAAATTTGGCATTCTCTAACTGGCATACCTGATACAATTCACGATAAACGTATACTAGATGTCGTGACTGAGCACAACGATATGGTGAAAAGAGTGGAACCTTTAATGGATGGGGCTGAGAGCTATAATGAAGTAGCTTTGGTTTGGAATGCTGCTCCTTCAGGTGAAGGATGGGCAGATGGATTATTAGAAAGACAAATCTCATTTGACGTATTACTTCCAGAACAGGTAGAGCAACGAGAACTCAGTAAATACCGTGCCATTGTTATACCTGAAAATCTTCAATGGACAGAAACTCTTCTCAAGTCATTAATGTCTTATGCAGCAGATGGCGGAGGACTCATAGTAGAAGGGTTACCGAAAGGCATACATGCTTATGATCTTATCGGGATAGAACCTGAAACGCATGAAGGCGAAGAGTTAGTTGCTTCATATCTACGGTTTGAGAAGAATAGTAGAGCACTACAGAAAGGGTTAGAAGAAACAGAGATCATCGCACATCGTGGCAAAGTAGTTTATGTTAAACCTCAAAAAGAGGTAGATGTATTGGCTACATTGGTTCCACCATTCTCTCCACTTGAAAGCGTAGGTGCTCCTCCGGAAAGAGCTTCATTATCTGTTGAAAGAACAGACATTCCACTGGTTTTGCATCACAAAATAGGAGAGGGAAGAGTGTTATTTCTCCCATTTTCACTAAGCATGCTTATCAATGAATTTCGTCTAAATGAGCATTATGTATTGTTAGATAATATTGTGGAATATGCAGTAGGTACTAGTTTAAGTATAAAGGTAAACCACGCTCCAGGCTTACAAGTTTCTGTTTTCAAACAAGAGAATGGCAATCTATTGGTCCATTTAGTGAACGGTGCTGAAGAAGACCTTTAA
- a CDS encoding family 10 glycosylhydrolase: MFWWERNNLRLIQTNLREVDATLNVDQLISDLKEFSANTLMMNAGGIFAFYPTKLKYQYQTPYLKQDLLRKVIEETHAAGIKFIARFDFSKAHESIFKEKPEWFYRTKDGHEVNYNGIVHTCINGYYQQEYSLKMIEEVITEYQVDGIFFNMFGYQTSDYSSNDYGICHCQSCQTRFKEMYQLELPLSNDRSSESYKKYKEFQWKTTQEMLGSNS; encoded by the coding sequence ATGTTTTGGTGGGAACGAAATAACTTAAGGTTGATCCAAACCAATTTACGAGAGGTCGATGCGACATTAAATGTGGATCAATTAATCTCTGATTTAAAAGAATTCTCAGCGAACACGTTAATGATGAATGCTGGAGGAATCTTTGCGTTTTATCCAACGAAACTGAAATATCAATATCAAACACCATACCTAAAACAAGATCTACTTAGAAAGGTCATTGAAGAAACGCATGCAGCTGGTATCAAGTTCATCGCCCGCTTTGATTTCAGTAAAGCTCATGAAAGCATATTTAAAGAGAAGCCGGAATGGTTTTATCGTACGAAAGATGGTCATGAGGTTAATTACAATGGCATTGTTCATACGTGTATTAATGGATATTACCAACAAGAATATTCCTTAAAAATGATTGAAGAAGTCATAACAGAATATCAGGTTGATGGGATCTTTTTTAACATGTTTGGCTATCAAACAAGTGATTATAGTAGCAATGATTACGGGATATGTCATTGTCAAAGCTGTCAAACACGTTTTAAGGAAATGTATCAGCTTGAATTGCCTTTATCAAACGATCGATCCAGTGAGAGCTACAAGAAATATAAGGAGTTTCAATGGAAAACTACTCAAGAAATGCTTGGATCGAATTCATGA
- a CDS encoding LLM class flavin-dependent oxidoreductase: MTKTKEKQLHIGVLLYGCGHHQASWLMPNSSVERIGDISYYQSLAQLSEKGYFDAVFFADNHSFQGNDSSEMPAFWFDPIVNLTAISQVTSHIGLVSTISSTFANPFTASRQLLSLDHLTKGRVGWNLVTSMRDVEALNHSMNELPSHDERYEKADEFAALMNKLFLSWESEEFVHNREEGALINPSNIKPFHHIGAHFNVQGPSTTPRSPQGRPVSMQAGASKQGIALAAKYADAVYSVSWNLKQAKTFRKKLDEQVKQSQNSHRHIKVLPGLVTYVGRTYEEALEKKAELDEQLPIETGLKQLSFFTQQDCSHWELDKAVPPLPPVEEFTGPVGRYETILEMINDTQPTVRELIGYLSAGGGHHTLIGTPEQIVDQMQVWFEAGVADGFNLMPPTLPGSLDDFVELIVPEMQRRGIFRKEYEGQSFREHLGLKVNGL; the protein is encoded by the coding sequence ATGACAAAAACCAAAGAAAAACAATTGCACATAGGGGTTTTACTATATGGTTGTGGCCATCATCAAGCATCCTGGTTAATGCCCAATTCAAGCGTTGAACGGATAGGGGACATCTCTTATTATCAATCTTTAGCTCAATTATCGGAGAAGGGTTACTTTGATGCGGTGTTCTTCGCAGATAATCATTCATTTCAAGGGAACGATTCTAGCGAAATGCCAGCATTTTGGTTTGATCCGATTGTGAATCTAACCGCTATTTCTCAAGTCACAAGTCACATAGGATTAGTATCAACCATCTCAAGTACCTTTGCTAATCCTTTTACAGCGTCACGACAATTATTAAGCTTAGATCATCTAACAAAAGGACGCGTGGGGTGGAATTTGGTGACATCGATGAGGGATGTAGAGGCATTAAATCATAGCATGAATGAACTCCCTTCACACGATGAACGCTATGAAAAGGCAGACGAATTTGCAGCTCTTATGAATAAACTATTTCTTTCATGGGAATCTGAGGAGTTTGTACATAATCGAGAAGAGGGAGCGTTAATAAATCCTTCAAACATCAAGCCTTTTCATCACATTGGTGCACATTTTAACGTACAAGGTCCGTCTACTACGCCAAGAAGCCCACAAGGTAGACCTGTGTCCATGCAAGCAGGCGCATCTAAACAAGGTATTGCATTAGCCGCTAAATATGCCGATGCAGTCTATTCAGTGTCATGGAATCTAAAGCAAGCAAAAACCTTTCGCAAAAAATTAGATGAGCAGGTTAAACAAAGTCAGAACAGTCATAGACACATTAAAGTATTACCGGGATTAGTCACATATGTTGGCCGCACGTACGAGGAAGCGCTTGAAAAGAAAGCAGAATTAGATGAGCAATTACCTATTGAGACGGGGTTAAAACAATTGAGCTTTTTTACACAGCAAGACTGCTCTCATTGGGAACTGGATAAAGCAGTGCCGCCATTACCCCCAGTAGAAGAATTTACAGGTCCTGTTGGTCGTTACGAAACCATACTCGAAATGATAAATGATACACAACCAACCGTAAGAGAATTAATAGGATATCTGAGTGCAGGCGGTGGACATCACACACTGATAGGGACCCCTGAGCAAATAGTCGATCAGATGCAAGTCTGGTTCGAAGCGGGTGTCGCTGATGGATTTAATTTAATGCCTCCTACATTACCTGGTAGTTTAGATGACTTTGTTGAACTCATTGTTCCTGAAATGCAGAGGAGAGGCATCTTTAGGAAAGAATATGAAGGACAGAGCTTTCGGGAACATTTAGGATTAAAAGTAAATGGTTTGTAG
- a CDS encoding extracellular solute-binding protein, whose translation MREAFGKKVVLGVSSLLTFSILVACNNSASDPVDSEGHSASDEPLNIQMFAGLYNELPEMDNEFWTEWQEQTNTQLDIEWVPSGDLDTKMDLVLASGDLPEVLSAPNTRPPLINAIKNGAFWELSEFLGDYSDYPNLKNNLAEDWQKYLSVDGELYGLPRSRSRMDIGVKIRKDWLDELDIPVPTTIDEYHDALKQIVEEDPAGSDTLGLIGHGTIVADGTDAFAAAFGALEPHFNDEDGLVPKHLTPMYTDMVEWFRELYADGLLAQEFSVMKLTQAEELYKSGRAASYARSIWWDKEYEDAISRTQDDPEIVNLALEGPGGVGVNLATGVSGGYFISKKVPEEKVIKILDYLEHTASEEITDLAYYGIEGVHHEIEDGQKVLNELGENQINTTSKGAGVLAYAKWGKVESASGSKEYNDNKKQQVEHFDEIGTIDPMTGLHSDKWLTEWAKHTNEWDTMVTRVIVGQISMDEYKDYIESITESPIMMEAFAELGEEYRVFNQ comes from the coding sequence ATGAGAGAGGCTTTTGGAAAAAAGGTCGTGTTGGGGGTTAGCTCACTACTTACGTTCTCCATTTTAGTTGCTTGTAATAATAGCGCATCTGATCCAGTAGATAGTGAAGGTCATAGTGCTTCGGATGAGCCTCTAAACATTCAGATGTTTGCAGGTTTATACAATGAATTGCCTGAAATGGACAATGAATTTTGGACAGAATGGCAGGAGCAGACAAATACACAATTAGATATTGAGTGGGTCCCATCTGGTGATCTCGATACGAAAATGGATTTAGTTCTAGCTTCGGGTGATCTACCGGAAGTGCTCTCTGCACCTAATACTCGTCCGCCGCTAATCAATGCGATAAAAAACGGTGCGTTTTGGGAATTGTCAGAGTTCCTTGGTGATTATAGTGATTATCCAAATCTCAAAAACAACCTCGCAGAAGATTGGCAGAAATACTTGTCTGTAGATGGGGAGCTATATGGTTTACCTCGCTCCCGGTCAAGGATGGATATCGGTGTAAAGATACGGAAGGACTGGCTTGATGAATTAGATATCCCGGTCCCAACGACCATAGATGAATACCATGATGCGTTAAAGCAAATTGTTGAGGAGGATCCGGCTGGCAGCGACACACTTGGGTTAATTGGTCACGGTACAATTGTTGCAGATGGAACGGATGCTTTTGCGGCTGCATTTGGAGCATTGGAACCGCACTTTAATGATGAAGATGGGTTAGTACCAAAGCATTTAACTCCAATGTATACAGACATGGTGGAGTGGTTCAGAGAATTATATGCTGACGGATTATTAGCTCAAGAATTTTCTGTTATGAAACTCACTCAAGCTGAAGAATTATATAAAAGTGGTAGGGCGGCGTCCTATGCAAGAAGTATCTGGTGGGATAAGGAATATGAAGATGCTATCTCAAGAACTCAGGATGACCCAGAAATCGTCAACCTAGCATTGGAAGGTCCAGGTGGAGTAGGTGTCAATCTCGCAACGGGTGTGTCCGGAGGGTATTTTATATCTAAAAAGGTCCCAGAAGAAAAAGTGATCAAAATCCTAGATTATCTTGAGCACACTGCCTCTGAGGAAATTACAGACTTGGCTTACTATGGAATTGAGGGTGTTCATCATGAAATTGAAGATGGACAGAAGGTACTAAATGAGTTAGGCGAAAATCAAATTAACACGACGAGCAAAGGGGCAGGTGTCCTAGCTTATGCCAAATGGGGTAAGGTGGAAAGTGCATCAGGCAGTAAAGAATATAACGATAATAAGAAACAACAAGTGGAACACTTTGATGAAATAGGAACCATTGATCCGATGACAGGTCTTCATTCAGACAAATGGCTTACAGAGTGGGCAAAGCATACGAACGAATGGGATACGATGGTGACAAGAGTTATTGTAGGTCAAATAAGTATGGATGAATACAAGGATTATATCGAATCAATCACTGAATCTCCGATAATGATGGAAGCGTTTGCGGAATTAGGTGAGGAGTATAGAGTGTTTAATCAGTAG
- a CDS encoding 3-oxoacyl-ACP reductase, with protein sequence MTRTVLVTGGSRGLGSTIVKTLAHQGFNVVINYNKSKDAAEKLVSEIGEENAIAIQADVTKCNEVDQLIKEATAYFGQIDVVVNNALVDFKFDPSKQKSFTELTWDDYQKQVDGILNAAFNIVQSVVPQFIERQNGMIISIGTNLFQNPVVPYHEYTTAKAGLIGFMRNVASELGVHGIKANVVSGGLLKTTDASAVTTPEVFDLIAQSTPLKKVTEPQDVANMVAYLSSEHATGITGQNFTVDGGLTMN encoded by the coding sequence ATGACTAGAACGGTATTAGTTACAGGTGGTAGTAGAGGATTAGGTTCAACGATTGTAAAAACATTGGCTCACCAAGGATTTAATGTAGTCATTAATTATAATAAAAGTAAAGATGCCGCAGAAAAGCTTGTGTCTGAGATTGGTGAAGAGAACGCGATTGCTATTCAAGCGGATGTAACAAAATGCAATGAAGTAGATCAATTGATAAAAGAAGCTACAGCATATTTTGGTCAAATAGATGTGGTCGTTAACAATGCATTAGTAGACTTTAAATTTGATCCAAGCAAACAGAAGTCATTTACAGAACTGACGTGGGACGATTATCAAAAGCAAGTGGATGGTATCTTGAATGCTGCCTTTAATATCGTTCAAAGTGTCGTACCTCAATTTATTGAAAGACAAAATGGAATGATTATAAGCATAGGTACCAATCTATTTCAGAATCCTGTTGTACCCTACCATGAATATACAACAGCTAAAGCTGGGCTAATCGGTTTTATGCGTAATGTCGCTTCTGAACTAGGTGTACATGGAATAAAAGCCAATGTCGTTTCAGGTGGATTATTAAAAACCACTGATGCCAGTGCTGTTACGACACCAGAGGTTTTTGATTTAATTGCTCAGTCAACGCCATTAAAGAAAGTCACTGAACCTCAAGATGTAGCCAATATGGTCGCTTATTTATCATCGGAACATGCAACGGGTATTACGGGTCAGAATTTCACGGTAGATGGCGGATTAACTATGAATTAA